One segment of Chryseobacterium viscerum DNA contains the following:
- a CDS encoding pirin family protein: MATKKIEIVVSPRPAHFVGDGFRVHNFIPGVPGLDMKRMDPFIMLDYNSKFHFNGSDRPRGVGVHPHRGFETVTIAYSGKVEHHDSAGGGGVIGEGDVQWMTAAKGVLHKEYHETAWAKEGGIFQMVQLWVNLPAKDKMSCPKYQAIENSTMERVDLGENGFVEVIAGEYDGHKGPASTFTPVHMMNAKLKAGGKADFNFPAHFNTAALVIEGSIIVNGEETVKTDHLALFKNEGETFTIEAKEDTVVLIISGEPINEPIYPHGPFVMNSREEIMQAFEDFNTGKFGYLED, translated from the coding sequence ATGGCAACTAAAAAAATAGAAATCGTAGTATCTCCAAGACCTGCACACTTTGTAGGCGATGGATTCAGGGTTCACAATTTCATTCCGGGAGTACCTGGATTGGATATGAAAAGAATGGACCCGTTTATTATGCTGGATTACAATTCAAAATTTCATTTCAATGGTTCCGACAGGCCAAGAGGTGTGGGAGTTCATCCACACAGAGGTTTTGAAACAGTAACGATAGCATATAGCGGAAAAGTAGAACACCATGACAGCGCTGGTGGCGGCGGTGTTATAGGAGAAGGTGACGTTCAGTGGATGACTGCTGCAAAAGGAGTTCTTCATAAGGAATACCATGAAACGGCATGGGCAAAAGAAGGAGGAATTTTTCAGATGGTTCAGCTTTGGGTGAATCTTCCGGCAAAAGACAAGATGAGCTGCCCGAAATACCAGGCTATTGAAAACTCTACAATGGAAAGAGTAGATTTAGGTGAAAATGGTTTTGTGGAAGTAATTGCCGGCGAATATGATGGACATAAAGGTCCTGCAAGTACTTTTACTCCGGTTCATATGATGAATGCCAAACTTAAAGCAGGTGGAAAGGCTGATTTTAATTTTCCGGCTCATTTCAATACCGCAGCTTTGGTTATTGAAGGAAGCATCATCGTCAATGGTGAAGAAACAGTGAAAACTGATCATCTTGCATTATTTAAAAACGAAGGTGAAACTTTTACTATTGAAGCAAAAGAAGATACTGTTGTTTTAATCATCAGTGGTGAACCAATCAATGAACCGATCTATCCCCACGGCCCTTTTGTAATGAATTCCAGAGAAGAGATTATGCAGGCTTTTGAGGATTTTAACACCGGAAAGTTCGGGTACCTTGAAGATTAA
- a CDS encoding MFS transporter produces MTEASTPQTSIKKILPLILATAIFMQMLDSTILNTSLPSIAKDLHESPLNMQNAIISYVLTLAVFMPASGFLADRFGTKKVFIFSLVLFSLGSLFCSLSQNLTHLVISRVIQGVGGSLMTPVGKLALIKTFDKSELLKAMNFAIIPALIGPVLGPLVGGYMVDYLSWHWIFLINIPIGILGILLGLKFMPNYKSDDVDFDLKGFLIFAAASLLLSVSLELFGDMQNITPVLLVFIMGFLFLYYYYKHAKRGGNPIFPLNLFQVRTFRVGIVGNLATRLGISSVPLLLPLMIQIAYKQSAVTSGWIIAPMALTAIFGKSSVIKILDKYGYRQTLMINTFIIGTLICLLAIPDIHTSLYWFIPIIAVLGFFNSIQFTSMNTISIADLRNFQTSSGNSLISVNQQLAIGFGIAFGLIVLKLFENTDLINGEIHNAFRLTFLSVGILTILSGFVFRRLHISDGKNMKSKED; encoded by the coding sequence ATGACAGAAGCAAGCACACCACAGACATCCATAAAGAAAATATTACCTCTGATTCTGGCTACCGCTATTTTTATGCAGATGCTGGATTCAACCATTCTGAATACTTCCCTGCCTTCTATTGCAAAAGATCTGCACGAATCTCCGCTTAACATGCAGAACGCCATTATCAGTTATGTTCTTACATTAGCTGTTTTCATGCCTGCCAGTGGATTTTTGGCAGACCGGTTCGGAACCAAAAAAGTATTTATTTTCTCGTTGGTATTATTCAGCTTAGGTTCATTATTTTGCTCCCTGTCTCAAAATCTCACTCATTTGGTTATTTCAAGGGTTATCCAGGGAGTTGGAGGAAGTTTAATGACTCCTGTAGGAAAGCTGGCACTCATCAAAACATTTGATAAAAGTGAACTGCTCAAAGCGATGAACTTTGCCATTATTCCGGCACTTATTGGTCCTGTACTGGGGCCTTTAGTCGGTGGTTATATGGTAGATTATCTTTCATGGCACTGGATATTTCTGATCAACATCCCAATTGGAATTTTAGGAATTCTTTTAGGATTAAAATTCATGCCCAATTATAAATCTGATGATGTTGATTTTGATTTAAAAGGCTTTTTAATTTTTGCAGCTGCCTCTCTCCTGCTTTCCGTTTCACTGGAACTTTTTGGAGATATGCAGAATATCACTCCTGTTTTACTTGTATTTATTATGGGCTTTCTGTTCCTGTACTATTATTACAAACATGCAAAAAGAGGAGGAAATCCGATCTTCCCGTTAAACCTTTTTCAGGTAAGAACTTTCCGGGTTGGTATTGTGGGAAATCTGGCCACCAGATTAGGGATAAGCTCTGTTCCGCTATTACTTCCCCTGATGATTCAGATTGCATACAAACAATCTGCAGTAACTTCAGGCTGGATCATTGCTCCCATGGCTTTAACAGCTATCTTCGGAAAATCTTCTGTGATTAAAATTCTGGATAAATATGGCTATCGCCAGACTTTGATGATCAATACATTCATCATCGGAACACTCATATGCCTGCTCGCCATACCTGATATACACACCTCACTATATTGGTTTATTCCCATTATCGCGGTATTAGGCTTTTTCAACTCTATACAGTTCACCTCTATGAACACTATTTCTATTGCTGATCTCCGGAATTTCCAGACCAGCAGCGGAAACTCTTTAATTTCTGTGAATCAACAGCTGGCTATCGGTTTCGGAATTGCTTTCGGATTGATTGTTTTAAAGTTGTTTGAAAATACAGATCTTATTAATGGCGAAATCCACAATGCTTTTCGACTTACATTTCTCTCGGTAGGAATATTAACAATTTTATCAGGATTTGTTTTCAGAAGACTGCACATTTCGGATGGAAAAAATATGAAATCCAAGGAAGATTAA
- a CDS encoding transketolase, which yields MMSKSIEELKSLTTQIRRDILRMVHAVNSGHPGGSLGCTEYFTALYGKVMNYKLPFTMEGKNEDHFYLSNGHISPVFYSTLARFGFFPVQELSTFRKLDSRLQGHPTTHEGLPGVRIASGSLGQGLSVALGVAQGKKLDGDQSLVYSLHGDGELQEGQVWEALMYAAAKKVDNIISTIDYNGRQIDGDTDDVLSLGNLHAKLEAFGWIVLEEKNGNDLEAVIAILEKAKTETGKGKPVAILLHTEMGYGVDYMMGSHAWHGKAPNDEQLDTAFKQLYLEAPADY from the coding sequence ATAATGAGTAAAAGTATTGAAGAGCTAAAATCTCTTACTACGCAGATCAGAAGAGACATTTTAAGAATGGTTCATGCTGTAAATTCAGGGCACCCGGGCGGAAGTTTAGGTTGTACAGAATACTTCACAGCCCTTTATGGAAAGGTAATGAACTATAAACTTCCTTTCACAATGGAAGGCAAAAATGAAGATCATTTTTATCTATCAAACGGGCATATTTCTCCGGTATTCTACTCTACACTGGCAAGATTCGGTTTCTTCCCTGTTCAAGAGCTGAGCACTTTCAGAAAACTAGATTCAAGATTACAGGGGCACCCGACTACTCATGAGGGACTTCCAGGGGTAAGAATCGCTTCAGGTTCTCTTGGACAAGGACTTTCTGTAGCTCTTGGTGTGGCTCAAGGTAAAAAATTAGATGGCGATCAATCTCTTGTTTACTCTCTTCACGGAGACGGTGAACTTCAGGAAGGTCAGGTTTGGGAAGCATTAATGTATGCTGCTGCTAAAAAAGTAGATAATATCATCTCTACAATTGACTACAATGGTCGTCAGATTGATGGGGATACAGATGATGTATTAAGCTTAGGAAATCTTCATGCAAAACTTGAAGCATTCGGATGGATTGTTTTGGAAGAAAAGAACGGTAATGATCTTGAAGCTGTGATTGCAATCCTTGAGAAAGCAAAAACAGAAACTGGGAAAGGAAAACCGGTAGCCATCCTTCTTCATACAGAAATGGGTTACGGAGTTGATTATATGATGGGATCTCATGCTTGGCATGGTAAAGCTCCTAATGATGAGCAGTTAGACACAGCATTCAAGCAATTGTACCTAGAAGCTCCAGCTGATTACTAA
- a CDS encoding (4Fe-4S)-binding protein: protein METHEYPNGNITVIWQPQKCIHSAVCVKLLPKVYNPKERPWIKAENASPEELRTQIDQCPSGALSYKFNTEK, encoded by the coding sequence ATGGAAACACACGAATATCCCAACGGTAATATCACCGTCATCTGGCAGCCTCAAAAGTGTATCCACTCGGCTGTATGTGTAAAATTGCTTCCCAAAGTCTACAATCCTAAAGAAAGACCTTGGATAAAAGCAGAGAATGCAAGCCCGGAAGAACTCAGAACACAGATAGACCAATGCCCTTCAGGTGCATTAAGTTATAAATTCAATACAGAAAAATAA
- a CDS encoding sodium:solute symporter encodes MNSGTILLLFVFIYFIGLLVISYFTSRNSDNQSFFIGNKKSKWWLVAFGMIGTSLSGVTFISVPGTVGKMTGSEYIYGGFEYYMMVIGFFIGYFIVAAILLPLYYKMNLTSIYTYLGKRFNVEAHKIGSIFFIISRAIGATARLYLVVNVLQIFLLEGLGVPFWVTSLVLLLMVLLYTFEGGVKTIVITDTLQTSFMIISLVACIVYILSNLNLSFGEAYTILEQKNYTHFINFDPNSKTFFLKTILGGIFITIAMTGLDQEMMQKNISVDNLKNSKKNMLTFAGTLLIVNLAFLFLGGLLYLFALQHGAEYGTLNSETITNIFGFKDAAGNIKNVMGDDLFPALSLQGYFPMMISVIFIIGLISALFPSADGALTAVTSSYCVDLLNLNEDKTKTEKEKKRLRMKVHLIFTVVFFILIMVFKTLNDKSIVYLIMEIAGYTYGPLLGLFAFGIFTKFQISRKYSILAVTILAPVLTYLINLAVTTYTDYKIGVELIVLNGLLTFIGLWLVKNKNYLKVV; translated from the coding sequence ATGAATTCAGGAACTATCCTTTTGCTATTTGTTTTCATCTATTTTATCGGCCTTTTGGTGATTTCTTATTTCACCAGCCGAAATTCTGATAACCAGTCATTTTTTATCGGTAACAAAAAGAGTAAATGGTGGCTCGTTGCATTCGGGATGATAGGAACCAGCTTAAGCGGGGTTACTTTTATTTCTGTTCCGGGAACGGTAGGAAAAATGACCGGCTCCGAATATATCTACGGAGGTTTTGAGTACTATATGATGGTAATCGGTTTTTTCATCGGATATTTTATTGTGGCAGCAATATTGCTCCCGCTTTATTATAAGATGAATCTGACGTCTATTTATACCTATCTGGGAAAAAGATTCAATGTAGAAGCTCACAAAATAGGTTCTATCTTTTTTATTATTTCAAGAGCGATTGGTGCTACGGCAAGATTATATCTGGTAGTTAACGTTTTACAGATATTTTTACTTGAAGGACTGGGAGTTCCGTTTTGGGTAACTTCTCTTGTTCTCTTGCTGATGGTACTTCTGTATACTTTTGAAGGCGGTGTAAAGACGATTGTCATTACAGATACACTGCAGACTTCTTTTATGATTATCAGTCTTGTAGCATGTATTGTTTATATTTTATCAAACCTGAATTTATCATTTGGGGAAGCTTATACTATTCTGGAACAGAAAAACTACACCCATTTTATCAATTTTGATCCGAATTCCAAAACCTTTTTCCTGAAAACAATTCTGGGTGGAATTTTTATTACAATTGCTATGACAGGACTGGATCAGGAAATGATGCAAAAAAACATCTCTGTAGATAATCTTAAGAATTCAAAGAAAAACATGCTGACTTTTGCAGGAACACTTCTTATAGTAAACCTTGCATTCTTATTCCTTGGAGGATTATTATATCTTTTTGCTTTGCAACACGGAGCAGAATATGGAACTCTAAACTCTGAAACGATAACTAATATTTTCGGATTTAAAGATGCTGCAGGAAATATTAAAAATGTAATGGGAGATGACCTTTTCCCAGCCTTATCGCTTCAGGGATACTTCCCAATGATGATTTCCGTTATTTTTATTATCGGACTGATCTCAGCATTATTTCCTTCTGCTGACGGTGCTTTAACGGCTGTAACAAGTTCGTATTGTGTAGATTTATTAAATCTTAATGAGGATAAAACCAAAACTGAAAAAGAGAAGAAACGCCTTCGTATGAAAGTACATTTGATTTTCACAGTAGTTTTCTTTATCCTGATCATGGTTTTCAAAACATTAAATGACAAATCTATTGTTTATCTCATCATGGAAATTGCCGGATATACTTACGGGCCGCTTTTAGGGCTTTTTGCTTTCGGAATTTTCACGAAGTTTCAGATCTCCAGAAAATATTCCATCCTTGCAGTGACTATTTTAGCGCCTGTACTTACCTATCTGATCAACCTCGCGGTTACCACTTATACCGATTACAAAATCGGCGTGGAACTGATTGTTCTTAACGGATTACTGACCTTTATAGGTCTGTGGCTGGTAAAAAACAAAAACTATTTAAAAGTTGTTTAA
- a CDS encoding GNAT family N-acetyltransferase, whose protein sequence is MIEVKQNNDEKHGSFEAFIDGKRAGMMTYTWAGEERFIIDHTEVEEAYNGKGVGKEMLLAAVDFARKNDKKIIPLCPFAKASFQKSEELQDVLVN, encoded by the coding sequence ATGATCGAAGTAAAACAAAACAACGACGAGAAACACGGAAGTTTTGAAGCTTTCATAGATGGAAAACGCGCAGGAATGATGACGTATACCTGGGCCGGAGAAGAAAGATTTATTATAGACCACACCGAGGTGGAAGAAGCTTACAACGGAAAAGGTGTAGGCAAGGAAATGCTTCTGGCAGCAGTAGATTTTGCCAGAAAAAATGATAAGAAGATTATTCCCCTCTGCCCTTTTGCTAAGGCAAGTTTCCAGAAAAGTGAGGAACTTCAGGATGTTTTAGTGAATTAG
- a CDS encoding OsmC family protein, with protein sequence MAVTVKASLGKIKYYTEVTAGENKIITDEPIDKGGQNKGLNPMEILATSLASCTAATLRMYIERKEWDVENINVEVELENFPLTKRAVFKRDISFDGILDDEQLKRLHTIADACPVHKILTNDIEILTKFS encoded by the coding sequence ATGGCGGTAACGGTAAAAGCAAGTTTAGGAAAAATAAAATATTATACAGAAGTAACAGCCGGCGAAAATAAAATCATTACGGATGAACCGATTGATAAAGGCGGACAAAACAAAGGTCTTAATCCAATGGAAATTCTGGCTACGTCACTGGCAAGCTGTACAGCAGCTACCTTGAGAATGTATATTGAAAGAAAGGAATGGGATGTAGAAAACATCAATGTAGAAGTAGAGCTTGAAAATTTCCCATTAACAAAAAGAGCGGTTTTCAAAAGAGATATCAGCTTTGACGGAATTCTGGATGATGAGCAGCTGAAAAGACTGCACACCATTGCTGATGCATGCCCAGTTCATAAAATATTAACCAACGACATAGAAATACTAACTAAATTCTCATAA
- a CDS encoding TMEM175 family protein has product MTKGRLEAFSDGVLAIIITIMVLELKVPEGNSWASLKPLLPKFLAYIFSFIYVGIYWNNHHHLFQTVKKVNGSILWANLHLLFWLSLMPVATEWIGTTGFAKNPVAVYGIGLIMAAIAYTILEHVIIRCEGEDSKLKEAIHSKYKEYISIVFYVLGIATSFFYPYIAIGFYYIVALIWLIPDRRIEKSLKEN; this is encoded by the coding sequence ATGACTAAAGGAAGATTAGAGGCATTCAGTGATGGTGTCCTTGCTATTATTATCACCATTATGGTACTGGAATTGAAAGTACCAGAAGGAAATAGCTGGGCCAGCCTCAAACCTCTCCTTCCTAAGTTTCTGGCTTATATTTTCAGTTTTATTTATGTAGGAATCTACTGGAACAACCATCATCATTTGTTTCAGACGGTAAAAAAAGTAAATGGCAGTATTCTTTGGGCCAATCTTCATCTGCTGTTCTGGCTTTCTCTGATGCCTGTTGCTACGGAATGGATCGGAACAACCGGTTTTGCTAAAAATCCTGTTGCAGTGTATGGTATCGGGCTCATTATGGCAGCAATTGCTTATACCATTCTGGAGCATGTCATTATCCGGTGCGAGGGTGAAGATTCAAAGCTGAAAGAAGCTATTCATTCAAAATATAAAGAATATATCTCTATTGTATTTTATGTCCTGGGAATCGCTACTTCATTTTTTTATCCTTATATTGCCATAGGTTTTTATTATATCGTGGCTCTCATATGGCTGATTCCGGACAGAAGAATCGAAAAATCATTAAAAGAAAATTGA
- a CDS encoding GNAT family N-acetyltransferase, whose product MKPEFENIPLVKAEKRFEIEFNGHYAFIDYRETMHQIALVHTEAEPELAGTGAAAAVVEKTLNYIEESGKKLLPFCPYVFAFIKKHPEWKRIVDEKFEGYDKL is encoded by the coding sequence ATGAAACCAGAATTTGAAAATATACCTCTCGTAAAAGCAGAAAAAAGATTTGAAATAGAGTTCAACGGACATTATGCATTCATAGATTACCGTGAAACAATGCATCAGATTGCTTTGGTACACACTGAAGCAGAACCTGAACTGGCAGGAACAGGTGCAGCAGCAGCTGTAGTAGAGAAAACCCTGAATTATATTGAAGAAAGCGGAAAAAAGCTTCTTCCATTCTGTCCTTATGTTTTTGCTTTCATAAAGAAGCACCCTGAATGGAAACGTATCGTAGATGAGAAATTTGAAGGATATGACAAACTTTAA
- a CDS encoding reprolysin-like metallopeptidase — protein sequence MKIKQLFYLGILVISVSSLKAQDFFTVISERSIKADPKNRTVQPEKALTYTLDVAGMKSYFNSVPELKDNDRKDNAPIIVLPMPDGKKAKFKIWKSSVMAPGLASQFPQIITFTGQGVDDQYATIKLDFTELGFHAQIKSVVAGDTYIDPYAKQDINNYIIYKKSDLIDKNPRSCGVKDEDDSPLGKKNAQKTVSPSVGTQIRVFRFAVACTNQYAKAATGSATPTVAQTLSAIVTSVNRVNGVYEQEVASRLVLVDSETNVIFTNSATDPFTGNDAAGTLINESQTQIDALIGNANYDIGHTFSTGGGGLAGLGVICNNSNKGRGITGSPNPVGDPYDIDYVAHEVGHQFGGPHTFNATTGSCGGGNRSATNAVEPGSGITIMAYAGICGSTNNLAANSIPTFHTKSFQSITAKVQSTTCQVTIPSNNFPPSVNAGGDFTIPKSTPFRLEGSATDIDNNPLTYSWEQNDVGPAGDWNAPTGNAAIFRSYVPVTVPYRYFPKLTDVINGTVSKGEVRPSYARTMEFRLTVRDNNAGCAGVTNDDAIITVDGNSGPFNVTAPTTAVNWAGNSTQTITWDVANTTAFPVNCATVNIFLSTDGGLTYPTLILGSTPNDGSQTVTIPNVTTTQARIMVAAETNVFYNINPINFTITQTLGVSETASNKDVFVVYPNPSKGLLNIKFTNSNEVYDMTVYDVSGKLVFTQANNKLNHDKVGTFDLSQLVKGDYLIKVKSKNLEKTFKWIKE from the coding sequence ATGAAAATTAAACAATTATTTTATTTGGGGATACTGGTTATATCTGTTTCCTCATTGAAAGCACAGGACTTTTTTACAGTGATCAGTGAGAGGTCCATCAAAGCAGATCCTAAAAACAGGACAGTACAACCGGAAAAGGCATTGACCTATACATTGGACGTGGCTGGAATGAAAAGTTATTTTAATTCTGTTCCGGAATTGAAAGACAACGACCGTAAAGATAATGCACCCATTATTGTGCTGCCAATGCCTGACGGTAAGAAAGCGAAATTCAAAATCTGGAAATCTTCAGTAATGGCTCCCGGATTGGCCAGCCAGTTTCCACAGATCATTACTTTTACAGGACAGGGAGTTGATGACCAATATGCTACTATAAAACTTGATTTTACCGAACTTGGGTTTCACGCGCAGATAAAATCTGTGGTAGCAGGTGATACTTACATTGATCCTTATGCAAAACAGGATATTAACAATTATATCATTTATAAAAAAAGTGACTTAATTGATAAAAATCCAAGATCGTGCGGAGTAAAAGACGAGGACGATTCTCCATTGGGAAAAAAAAACGCTCAAAAAACCGTAAGTCCAAGCGTAGGAACTCAAATTAGAGTTTTTAGGTTTGCTGTGGCTTGTACCAATCAGTATGCAAAAGCAGCAACAGGCTCAGCAACACCTACTGTTGCCCAGACTTTATCAGCAATTGTAACTTCTGTAAACAGAGTAAATGGAGTATACGAACAGGAAGTAGCTTCAAGATTGGTATTAGTGGATAGTGAAACCAATGTCATCTTTACAAATTCTGCAACAGATCCTTTTACCGGAAATGATGCCGCTGGTACATTAATTAATGAAAGCCAGACTCAGATTGATGCATTGATCGGAAATGCCAATTATGACATCGGGCATACCTTCAGTACCGGAGGAGGCGGATTGGCAGGCCTTGGAGTAATCTGTAACAATTCCAATAAAGGTAGAGGAATTACCGGTTCCCCTAACCCGGTGGGTGACCCTTACGATATTGATTATGTAGCACATGAAGTAGGACATCAGTTTGGAGGTCCGCATACTTTTAATGCAACTACAGGAAGCTGCGGAGGTGGAAACCGAAGTGCTACCAATGCTGTAGAACCTGGAAGCGGAATTACCATTATGGCGTACGCAGGAATTTGTGGAAGTACCAATAACTTAGCTGCTAACAGTATTCCTACTTTCCACACCAAATCATTCCAGTCTATTACAGCGAAAGTTCAGTCAACAACATGTCAGGTGACAATTCCTTCTAATAATTTTCCGCCTTCTGTAAATGCCGGAGGTGATTTTACTATACCTAAGAGTACACCATTTAGATTGGAAGGGTCAGCTACAGATATAGATAACAATCCACTTACTTACAGTTGGGAACAGAATGATGTAGGCCCGGCAGGTGATTGGAATGCCCCAACAGGTAATGCTGCTATATTCAGATCATATGTGCCTGTAACTGTTCCTTACAGATATTTCCCGAAACTTACAGACGTCATCAATGGAACTGTATCCAAAGGAGAAGTTAGACCATCTTATGCCAGAACCATGGAGTTCAGACTGACTGTAAGAGATAATAACGCAGGTTGTGCAGGAGTTACCAATGATGATGCTATCATTACTGTTGATGGAAATTCAGGGCCGTTCAATGTCACTGCACCTACTACAGCTGTAAACTGGGCGGGTAATTCTACTCAGACCATAACATGGGATGTAGCCAATACAACTGCCTTCCCTGTAAATTGTGCTACTGTAAACATTTTCCTTTCTACAGATGGAGGTCTTACATACCCTACGCTTATTTTAGGTTCCACTCCGAACGATGGCTCACAGACCGTTACCATTCCTAATGTAACGACCACACAGGCCAGAATTATGGTGGCAGCAGAGACAAATGTATTTTACAATATTAACCCTATTAACTTTACCATCACTCAGACATTGGGAGTGAGCGAAACAGCTTCAAACAAAGATGTATTCGTTGTATACCCTAATCCAAGTAAAGGACTTCTGAATATTAAATTTACTAATTCAAATGAAGTGTATGATATGACGGTATATGATGTAAGCGGAAAATTAGTATTCACTCAAGCCAATAATAAATTGAACCATGATAAAGTAGGTACTTTTGATTTGTCACAATTGGTTAAAGGTGATTATCTGATCAAAGTTAAATCTAAAAATTTAGAGAAAACATTCAAGTGGATTAAAGAATAA
- a CDS encoding NADPH-dependent FMN reductase codes for MKILAFAGSTSSTSINRELVKFVLKDFQDEEINLIDLNDFTMPVFSVDLEKKGFPDEAHHFLKVIEECDVIICSLAEHNRSYSSAFKNVFDWSSRINVKVFQNKPMLLMSTSPGGYGGGNVMNTAKTFFPQFAADIKDTFSLPKFYENFDMESGVINPDMLNDLKGKIQNFKNQVKAND; via the coding sequence ATGAAAATATTAGCATTTGCCGGAAGTACATCTTCCACTTCTATCAACAGGGAACTGGTAAAATTTGTTCTGAAAGATTTTCAGGACGAGGAAATCAATCTGATTGACCTCAACGATTTTACCATGCCTGTATTCTCTGTAGATCTTGAAAAGAAAGGTTTTCCGGATGAAGCCCATCATTTTTTAAAAGTTATTGAAGAATGTGATGTGATCATCTGCTCTCTTGCGGAGCACAACCGTTCTTACAGTTCAGCGTTTAAAAATGTTTTTGACTGGTCTTCAAGGATCAATGTAAAAGTGTTTCAGAATAAGCCGATGCTTTTGATGAGCACCTCTCCGGGAGGCTATGGCGGAGGCAATGTAATGAATACGGCAAAAACATTTTTCCCACAGTTTGCAGCAGATATCAAAGATACTTTTTCACTGCCGAAGTTTTATGAAAATTTTGACATGGAAAGCGGAGTCATCAATCCGGATATGCTGAATGATCTGAAGGGTAAAATACAAAACTTTAAAAATCAGGTTAAAGCGAATGACTAA
- a CDS encoding pirin family protein, with protein sequence MSNIGLIIEEKAADIGNFLVGRLLPFREKRAVGPFVFIDHMGPSELKDYQNLDVPPHPHIGLSTLTYLLEGSIFHRDSIGSALEIKPGAVNWMSAGKGVVHSERTPEYLRHTDKRLHGFQIWVGLPKHLEQSEPTFHHIEEDEIPVWEEDGIQYKLIAGEAFGRTSPVPVHSKLFFIEIKTKEAKKISIGKDLYGEAAMYVLDGTVTTEGNSYGSKQLMIAKDTKLCEFDMSENGTVYLFGGEPFDEERFIFWNFVNSDKELLDQAKVNWNDQNHEAFPLVPGDENEYVPLPKAILNRK encoded by the coding sequence ATGTCAAATATTGGACTTATCATTGAAGAAAAAGCAGCAGATATCGGAAATTTCCTGGTAGGAAGACTTCTTCCTTTCCGTGAGAAAAGAGCAGTTGGCCCCTTCGTTTTTATTGATCATATGGGACCTTCAGAATTGAAGGATTATCAGAACCTTGATGTTCCGCCACATCCGCATATTGGCTTATCCACATTAACGTATCTGCTGGAAGGTTCTATTTTCCACAGAGACAGTATTGGAAGTGCTCTTGAGATAAAACCAGGTGCTGTCAACTGGATGAGTGCCGGAAAAGGAGTTGTACATTCAGAAAGAACGCCTGAATATTTAAGACACACAGATAAAAGACTTCACGGATTCCAGATCTGGGTAGGACTTCCGAAGCACCTAGAACAGTCTGAACCTACGTTTCATCATATCGAAGAAGATGAGATTCCGGTTTGGGAAGAAGATGGTATTCAGTATAAATTAATTGCCGGTGAAGCATTTGGCAGAACATCTCCGGTTCCTGTACACAGCAAGTTATTTTTTATCGAAATAAAAACAAAAGAAGCTAAGAAAATAAGCATAGGGAAAGATCTTTATGGAGAAGCAGCAATGTATGTTCTGGACGGAACAGTTACCACAGAAGGAAATTCCTATGGTTCAAAACAGCTGATGATTGCTAAAGACACCAAACTTTGCGAATTCGATATGAGCGAAAACGGAACAGTTTATCTTTTTGGTGGTGAGCCATTCGATGAGGAGCGTTTTATATTCTGGAATTTCGTTAACTCTGATAAAGAATTACTGGATCAGGCAAAAGTAAACTGGAATGACCAGAATCACGAAGCATTTCCTTTGGTCCCGGGAGATGAAAATGAATATGTTCCGCTTCCTAAGGCTATTTTAAACAGAAAATAA